A window from Alkalicoccobacillus plakortidis encodes these proteins:
- a CDS encoding ABC transporter ATP-binding protein, with protein MIETINLTKSYGSFTALNQLNIEVKKGTVYGLVGQNGAGKSTTFQILSTLMTPTSGTAIVDGIDVVENPAEVRRRIGYMPDFFGVYDQFRVTEYLDFYGASYGLTLMERKKVIPKLLELVNLSNKRNEYVDVLSRGMKQRLCLARCLIHDPQVLILDEPASGLDPRARIEMRETLKNLKSMNKTIIISSHILPELAEMCDQIGVVDHGKLVANGSVIEIHDKLQQQKVIQVRTFNRHEDVFAFFKNEHDVLDIQLHEDGGIEFEYKGSDYQQQDLLKRAIQADLPLLGFNQVETDLEDIFMDITKEVENK; from the coding sequence ATGATTGAAACAATAAATTTAACTAAAAGTTATGGATCCTTCACTGCACTTAATCAATTAAATATAGAGGTGAAAAAAGGGACAGTTTATGGATTGGTTGGTCAAAATGGAGCAGGAAAGTCGACAACCTTTCAAATACTTTCAACTCTTATGACTCCAACGTCAGGCACAGCTATTGTTGATGGAATAGATGTAGTTGAAAACCCTGCAGAAGTGCGAAGACGAATTGGTTATATGCCTGACTTCTTTGGAGTATATGATCAGTTTCGCGTAACAGAATATCTCGATTTTTATGGTGCAAGCTATGGTCTAACACTTATGGAACGTAAAAAGGTTATTCCCAAGCTGCTTGAGCTTGTGAACTTATCAAATAAGAGAAATGAATATGTGGACGTTCTCTCAAGAGGAATGAAACAACGACTATGTTTAGCGAGATGTCTAATACACGACCCCCAGGTTTTAATATTAGATGAGCCAGCTTCTGGGCTTGATCCGAGAGCTAGAATAGAAATGAGGGAAACGCTAAAAAACTTAAAGTCCATGAATAAAACGATTATCATTTCTTCACACATATTGCCGGAGCTAGCAGAAATGTGTGATCAGATTGGTGTAGTGGACCACGGAAAATTGGTTGCAAACGGAAGTGTTATTGAAATTCATGATAAACTCCAACAACAAAAGGTAATTCAGGTTCGTACCTTTAATCGACATGAAGATGTGTTTGCCTTTTTTAAGAATGAACACGATGTACTCGATATTCAATTACACGAAGATGGCGGAATTGAATTTGAATATAAGGGATCTGATTATCAGCAACAAGATCTATTAAAACGAGCCATTCAAGCTGATCTACCTTTACTTGGATTTAATCAAGTCGAGACTGATTTAGAGGATATCTTTATGGATATCACAAAAGAGGTGGAGAACAAATGA